A DNA window from Daucus carota subsp. sativus chromosome 3, DH1 v3.0, whole genome shotgun sequence contains the following coding sequences:
- the LOC108213472 gene encoding homeobox-leucine zipper protein HDG11: MEFGSAGAGGGSGDDHYDAFDPYRRKKRYHRHTADQIQKLEGIFKEFPHPDEKMRLQLSRELGLSPRQIKFWFQNRRTQMKAQHERADNCALRSENDKIRCENIAIREALRNVICPSCGGLPGGEDPYFDEQKLRIQNSQLKEELDRISNMAGRYIGRPISQLPPIQPFHISSLDLSMGSFGFQGMPGPSFDLDLLPGSSSNVPNIPYQRVSLTDMDKSLMADIAGNSMGELIRLLQSNEPFWMKSIADGKEVLNLESYERIFPRINSHLKNPNVHIEASRDSGVVIMNGLALVNMFMDSNKWVELFPTIVSRAATIEVISSERMGSQSGSLQLMYQELQVLSPLVPTRQFCFLRFCQQIEQGSWALVDVSYDLPQNNTFTSQCQVQRLPSGCLIQDMPNGYSKVSWMEHMEVEDKVPIHRLYRDHIYSGFAFGAERWISTLQRSCERIACSLVIGPSIHDIGGGITSPDGKRSMMKLSQRMVNNFCSIINLPNSQQWTALFGTDELEVRASIHKFTNPGQSHGMVLSAATTIWLPVPSQIVFNFFKDERTRAQWDVLSDQNPVHEVAHIANGSHPGNCISVLRAFNTSQSNMLVLQESCIDSSGSLVVYSPVDLHSINIAMSGEDPSFIPLLPSGFTISPDGKTDISQHSKSHDQGASSSSATTTSGSLLTIVIQIMVSHNMASSGPKMSQESVNTVNNLMGNTVQQIKVALNCSSC, translated from the exons ATGGAGTTCGGCAGTGCTGGAGCAGGCGGTGGCTCCGGGGACGATCACTACGATGCCTTTGATCCTTACCGTAGAAAGAAACGTTATCATCGCCATACTGCTGATCAGATTCAGAAGCTTGAAGG AATTTTCAAAGAGTTTCCACATCCAGATGAGAAGATGAGACTGCAATTGAGCAGAGAGTTGGGTTTATCCCCTCGTCAGATTAAGTTTTGGTTTCAAAACCGGAGAACCCAAATGAAG GCGCAACATGAGAGAGCAGATAACTGTGCACTTCGTTCTGAAAATGATAAGATTCGATGTGAAAACATTGCAATCAGAGAGGCCTTGAGGAATGTAATATGCCCTTCTTGTGGTGGTCTTCCTGGTGGAGAAGATCCATACTTTGATGAACAAAAGTTGCGCATACAGAATTCACAACTGAAAGAAGAG CTTGACAGAATTTCAAATATGGCTGGAAGGTACATTGGGAGGCCTATTTCTCAACTCCCACCAATTCAACcttttcatatatcttcattagACTTATCCATGGGAAGTTTCGGATTTCAAGGAATGCCTGGTCCTTCATTTGACCTCGATCTTCTCCCTGGTAGTTCGTCGAATGTTCCAAACATTCCATATCAGAGAGTGagcttaacagatatggataAGTCACTTATGGCTGATATTGCTGGTAATTCTATGGGTGAGTTGATTCGGCTGTTGCAAAGCAATGAGCCATTTTGGATGAAGTCCATTGCTGACGGAAAAGAAGTACTCAATCTTGAAAGTTATGAGAGGATTTTTCCAAGAATTAATAGTCACTTGAAGAATCCTAATGTTCATATCGAGGCTTCAAGGGATTCTGGTGTTGTGATCATGAATGGTTTGGCACTAGTTAATATGTTCATGGACTCG AACAAATGGGTTGAGCTATTTCCCACCATTGTCTCGAGAGCTGCAACAATCGAAGTAATTTCTTCTGAAAGAATGGGTAGCCAAAGTGGTTCCCTACAACTT ATGTACCAAGAGCTGCAAGTCCTATCGCCACTGGTACCAACTCGACAATTTTGTTTCCTTAGATTCTGTCAGCAAATTGAGCAAGGTTCGTGGGCTTTGGTTGATGTTTCTTATGATCTTCCGCAAAATAACACGTTTACTTCTCAATGCCAAGTTCAGCGGCTGCCTTCTGGATGCCTAATTCAAGACATGCCTAATGGCTACTCCAAG GTAAGTTGGATGGAACACATGGAAGTTGAAGATAAAGTACCTATTCATAGGCTTTACAGAGATCACATTTACAGTGGCTTTGCTTTTGGTGCTGAAAGATGGATTTCTACTCTtcaaagatcttgtgaaagaaTAGCCTGCTCACTGGTTATTGGACCTTCAATTCATGATATTGGAGGAG GTATAACATCTCCGGATGGTAAACGAAGCATGATGAAACTTTCTCAGCGGATGGTCAACAACTTTTGTTCTATAATTAATCTGCCCAACAGTCAGCAATGGACTGCGTTATTTGGGACAGATGAGTTGGAAGTTCGAGCCAGTATCCACAAATTTACTAATCCTGGGCAGTCTCATGGCATGGTCCTTAGCGCAGCCACCACTATTTGGCTGCCAGTTCCTtcacaaattgttttcaatttcttcaAAGATGAAAGAACTCGAGCTCAG TGGGATGTTCTTTCGGATCAAAATCCTGTCCATGAAGTTGCTCACATTGCCAACGGATCTCATCCTGGGAACTGTATCTCTGTTCTTCGG GCTTTCAATACTAGCCAGAGCAACATGTTAGTCCTCCAGGAAAGCTGCATAGACTCTTCGGGTTCTTTAGTCGTGTACAGCCCTGTAGACCTACATTCCATAAACATAGCCATGAGCGGTGAAGACCCTTCATTCATCCCCCTCCTCCCTTCAGGATTCACAATTTCTCCGGATGGTAAGACTGATATATCACAACATTCAAAATCTCATGATCAGGGAGCCTCAAGTAGCAGTGCCACGACAACGTCAGGGTCACTGCTAACAATTGTGATACAAATCATGGTGAGTCATAATATGGCATCAAGCGGCCCAAAAATGAGCCAGGAGTCGGTGAACACGGTTAATAACCTTATGGGAAATACAGTGCAGCAAATTAAAGTAGCCTTGAATTGCTCTAGTTGTTGA